GGATGGTGCAGAAGCCAGCGGCGAGATGCTGATCCCTGCGCTGAAAGAGGCGTTTGAGCATGAAAAAACCAAGGGCGTGATTTTACGCATCAATAGCCCCGGTGGTAGCCCGGTACAGTCGGGTATTATTAATGATGAAATCAAGCGCTTGAAAGCCAAATACAAGGAAATTCCTGTCTACGCAGTCGTGTCTGATTTGTGCGCTTCTGGTGGCTATTACATTGCCGTGGCTGCCGACGAGATTTATGCGGATAAAGCCAGCATTGTCGGTTCGATTGGCGTGCGCATGGATAACTTCGGTGCGGTTGAATTGCTGGAAAAGTTAGGCGTTGAACGCCGTTTGTACACTGCGGGGGCGAATAAAGGGATGCTTGATCCGTTTTTGCCTGAAAATGAAACGCAGGTGGCACACGTCAATAATATGTTGAACACAACTCACCAGCAGTTTATCAAGGTGGTGAAAGAAGGGCGTGGTGAACGTTTACCAAACAATCCCGATATTTTCTCTGGCCTGTTTTGGACGGGTGAAGATGCGGTCAAACTGGGGTTGATTGATGGCTTGGGCAGCGATGCTTACGTGGCGCGTGAATTGATCAAAGCCGAAGAAATGGTGAATTTCACCACCGAAAAGGACTTGATTCAGCGTTTGAGTGAGCGGGTCGAAACGTCGGTGCAAGCGCTGATTTCGCTGGATGCTACCCCGCGCACCGTGTTGCGTTGATGGAAACGTTGCTGGCGCAAGTGGCAGCGGCATTGCAAGCCAAGGGTTGGATGCTGACGACAGCGGAATCTTGCACCGGCGGTTGGATTGCCAAGCTGTGTACCGATCTGACGGGCAGTTCGGTGTGGTTTGAGCGTGGTTTTGTCACTTACAGCAATGAAGCGAAACAGGAAATGCTGGGTGTGCCAGCAGCAACCTTGGCAGAGCACGGTGCGGTGAGTGAAGCTGTGACTGCTGCGATGGCAACAGGTGCGTTACTGCATTCGCGTGCGCAAGTCGCGGTATCTGTCAGTGGAATCGCGGGACCGGGTGGCGGCACAATCACTAAACCTGTGGGCATGGTCTGTTTCGGCTGGGTAGCGCAGGATGGCAAAATACGTACCGCCACCCAATACTTTGACGGTGATCGGGAAGCGGTACGCTATCAGGCGGTGCAATACGCGCTACACTGCGTATTGCAGATGCTCGCGGATTAGATCTTCTGGCGCACGTAAGTGCCGGGTGCATCACCCAGTACTTCCAGTTTGCCTGCACCGGGAATACGCGCATCGACTTCTTCGCTGGAGAAGGTTGCTACCCAGCGATTCCAGTCATGCCACCAAGACAAATCCACTTTGGTGGCATCCAATAGCCAATCTTCCGCCGTGTCATCTAGCTTTTCTTGCGTATCATTGACCCAGTGACCGTATTTGTTGGCGGCAGCGGGGTTCACAATGCCTGCAATGTGACCGGATTGCCCTAATACAAAGCGCACCGGGCCTGCGAACAGTTTCGCGCCTGCATACGTACTGCGCCAAGGCGCGATATGGTCATCGTGGGTGGAAACAAAATAAGCCGGAGTATCAATGGTGCGCAAATCAATCGGCGTACCGGAAAGGGTGAGGCAATTCGCTTGGCTCAGGCAGTTGTTCAGGTACATATTGCGCAGGTAGTAGCTGTGCATCGCCGCTGGCATCCGCGTGCTGTCTGAGTTCCAGTACAACAGGTCAAAAGGCATCGGGTCATTGCCGAGCAAATACAAGTTCACAAAGAATGACCAAACTAGGTCATTGGCGCGGAGCATATTGAAAGCCGTACCCATGTCCTTGCCGTCGAGGTAGCCGGTTTTGTCCATGCGCTTTTCCAGTGAACCGACTTGTTCTTCACTCAGGAATACGCCGATTTCACCGGGTTCGGCAAAGTCCAGCAAGGTGGTGAAGAAGGTGGCACTTTTTACCCGCTCATCACCTTTGGCTTTCAGGTGCGCGAGGGTCGCTGCCGTCAGTGTGCCGCCTAAGCAGTAACCAATCACGTTCAAGTCACGTTCGCCGGTCGCCGCTTCGACCGCATCCATCGCCGCAATTGCTGCCTGCATGTAGTCTTCAAAGTTTAAGTCGCGGTGCTGGCTGTCAGGGTTGACCCACGAAATCATAAAGACAGTGTTGCCTTGTTCCACCGCCCATTTGACGAACGAGTTCTTTTCGCGCAGGTCGAGGATGTAATACTTATTGATCCAAGGCGGTACGATCAAGACCGGACGTTGACGAACTTTGGCGGTAGTTGGTGTGTATTGGAGCAGTTCCAACAGTTCGTTTTTGAACACGACTTTGCCGGGGGTAGTGGCAATATCGCGGCCTAATTCAAACGCCTTCATGTCGGTCATGCGAATGCGCAATTGCCCGTCTTGGAAGTCATCCAGCAGGTTTTCCATGCCTTTGACGAGGTTTTCGCCATTGGTGTCGAGAATGGTTTGCCAGACTTGCGGGTTGGTGTGCGAGTAATTGTTCGGCGAGAGTGCATCAATCATGCTGTTGATGAAGAACTCGGCTTTTTTCGCATCCTGCTCGGATAAACCACCAGCAGTTTGCGCCAATGTCCGCCAATAGGTTGACATATTCAGGTAAGACTGGAGCAGCACTTCGGTGAGCTGGTTTTCTTGCCATGCTGGGTGTTTGAAACGCTTGTCGGTAATCGCAGGCACGCCCGGTGACAATTTCCCGAAGCCTAGTGCACGCGCGGTGCTGTGTTGCCACAGTTTGGTTTGGCTGGTCAGCAGTGCCATATTCGCTTGCATGACGGCACTGGGATGCGAGAATAAATTCATGCCCCATTTTGCGACAGCAATGTTGAAACTGTTATCGCCTGGTTCGGCATCTTTGCCCTGTTTGCTGGCGGCATCGCTCATCATGCGGGCAACAAAGCGTTGCCACAGGAGCATGGCGCGGGTGATGTTGGTTTGTAATTGCACGGGGTCAACCGTGTGCGTCGGTGTTGGTACTGGCTGTTGCATAGTAAGGGATTCCACTTGTCTGGGCGGGTGATATTCACAGGTGTATCACAATAGCTAGTTTATGGGGCGATTGTCGACAGTTTTTTTGTTGCAACGCAACATTTCGTTATTTCCTGAAAATGCCTGCTTTTATCGTTCGGCATTGGCTTGCTGCTACCCGTTATGAAATAATCCCCGCTTTCCTACCACCCACACAGAATTTACCTTTATTAAGGAGTGTCCGCATGGACGAGAACAAAAAGAAAGCCCTCGCCGCCGCCTTAGGCCAGATTGAACGTCAGTTTGGTAAAGGCACTGTGATGCGCATGGGCGACTCCAGTGCTGCCCGCGACATCGAAGTGATTTCTACCGGCTCATTGGGGCTGGACATTGCCCTTGGTATTGGCGGCCTGCCCAAGGGACGTGTCGTCGAAATTTACGGCCCGGAATCTTCTGGTAAAACCACTCTGACGCTGCAAGTGATTGCCGAATGCCAAAAGCAAGGCGGCACAGCGGCGTTCATTGATGCGGAACACGCGCTTGACCCGATTTACGCGCAAAAAATCGGCGTCAATGTCGATGATTTGCTAGTATCCCAGCCGGATAACGGTGAGCAGGCGTTGGAAATTGCCGACATGCTGGTGCGTTCTAACGCCGTGGATATGGTGGTGGTCGACTCGGTTGCAGCGTTGACGCCAAAAGCGGAAATTGAAGGCGATATGGGCGATTCCCACGTCGGCTTGCAAGCACGGTTAATGTCACAAGCCCTGCGTAAACTCACCGGCAATATCAAGCGTTCCAACACCTTGGTGATTTTCATCAACCAAATTCGGATGAAAATCGGCGTGATGTTTGGCAACCCGGAAACCACCACGGGCGGTAATGCGCTGAAATTCTACGCTTCCGTGCGTCTCGATATTCGCCGCATTGGGGCGATCAAGAAGGGTGAGGAAATCACCGGCTCTGAAACCCGCGTCAAAGTGGTCAAAAACAAAGTTGCGCCACCGTTTAAACAAGCTGAATTTGAGATTTTGTACGGCGAAGGCATTTCCCGCGAAGGCGAATTGGTTGACCTCGGTGTCAAGCAAGGGCTGATTGGCAAAGCGGGCGCATGGTACAGCTACAAAGGCGACAAAATCGGTCAAGGCAAGGATAATGCACGCAACTACCTGAAAGAGCATCCGGCAGCGGCGGCGGAAATTGAAAAAGCGGTTCGTGAGGCTTGCATGAATACTCCGGGTTTTGCCGCAGTGACTGAAGAAGCCGACAGCGATGCCGGTCTTGATGACGTTGTTTAATGGCTAATGGGCGGGAATGCGAAACGGTAGCGGTGCGCTTGTTGGCGCAACGTGAGCATTCCCGCCATGAACTCGCGCAAAAAGTGCGTCAGCGTTGCGAGTGCGATACTATCAGTCTGAACGCGCTCTTGGATAAATTGCAGTCGCTGGGTTATCTGGATGATGCCCGTTACGCGGCTGCTTTTGTCCGCTCGTCAATCTCGCGGGGGCGTGGCCCGCAGCGGATTAACTATGAATTACGCGAGCATGGCGTAGATGATGCTACGGCTGCTCAGGCATTGGCAGAAGCCGATGTCGACTGGCACGATCTGGCCTGTGAACAACGGATCAAGAAATTTGGCGGGGAAATCCCGGCTGATTACAAGGAACGCGCCCGGCAATCTCGATTTCTTGCCGGGTGCGGTTTTTATACCGATGCGATTAAAGCTGCTTTCCAATGAATACTGCTGAACTCAGACAACATTTTCTCGATTTTTTCGCCAGCAAAGGCCATGAAATCCTTCCGTCCAGCTCGCTGATACCGGGCAATGACCCGACCTTGCTGTTCACCAACGCAGGCATGGTGCAATTCAAGGACGTGTTTTTGGGCGAAGATATACGTCCTTACAAGCGTGCGACGACTTCGCAGCGTTGCGTGCGGGCGGGCGGCAAGCACAACGACTTGGAAAACGTTGGTTACACCGCGCGGCATCACACCTTTTTTGAAATGCTCGGCAACTTCAGTTTTGGCGATTATTTCAAACACGATGCGATTCACTATGCGTGGGAGTTCCTCACCGAAGTGCTGAAATTGCCCAAAGGTAAGCTGTGGGTGACGGTCTACGCAGACGACGACGAAGCCTATAACATTTGGGCGCAGCAAATCGGCGTGCCAACCGATCGTATTACCCGCATCGGCGATAATAAGGGGGCACGTTACGCTTCCGACAATTTTTGGCAGATGGGTGACACCGGGCCGTGTGGACCTTGCACCGAAATTTTCTACGACCACGGTGAACATATTTGGGGCGGGCCACCGGGAACGCCAGAGGAAGACGGCGACCGCTATATCGAGATTTGGAACTTGGTGTTTATGCAGTATGAGCGCACCAAAGATGGCGAAATGCGCCCGCTGCCGAAACCTTCCGTTGATACCGGCATGGGCATGGAGCGTCTGGCGGCGGTGATGCAAGGCGTTCACAGCAACTACGAAATCGACCTGTTCCAAACGCTGCTCAAAAAAGGCACGGAACTGGCGAAAAATGCCGACCCGAATAGCCCGTCATTGAAGGTCATTGCTGACCATATCCGTTCTTGCTCCTTCCTGATCGTGGATGGGGTTTTGCCGTCGAATGAAGGGCGTGGTTATGTGTTGCGCCGGATTATTCGCCGTGCTATCCGTCACGGCTACAAATTGGGCATGGAAGCACCGTTTTTCCACAAGCTGGTACAGCCATTAGTGGATGAGATGGGCAAAGCTTATCCTGAACTTGCTGCTGCCCAGCCCTTGGTCGAACAGGCGTTGGAAAAAGAAGAACGCCGCTTTGCCGAAACCCTCGAACAGGGCATGAAGATTCTGGAAGAGGCGATTGCGGGCATGTCCGGCGATACCATTGACGGCGAAACTGTGTTCAAGTTGTATGACACTTACGGTTTCCCGGTGGATTTGACGGGTGATATTGCCCGCGAACGCAATCTCAAGTTGGACGAAACCGGGTTTGAAGCGGCGATGAATGCGCAACGCGAACGCGCCCGTGCTGCTGGTAAATTCGGCGCGGATTACGGCGACAAGCTGGATGTGAGTGGAGTCACCGAATTCCACGGCTATGAGCAATTGGCGGAAACGTCCACCATTACCGCGTTATTCCGTGGTAGCGACGCGGTAACGAGCCTGCAAGCGGGTGATGAAGGGCGTATCGTGCTGGATCACACCCCATTCTATGCCGAATCCGGTGGTCAGGTGGGCGATACTGGCGTGTTGCACACGGGGGATGCGGTATTCCGCGTTACCGATACCCGTAAGCAGGGTGCAACCTTTATCCATATTGGCACGCTGGAATCCGGCACCTTGTCCGTCGGTGCAAACGTTGCTGCTGAAGTGGATGCCGAACGCCGCCAAGCCATCATTCTCAACCATTCCGCCACGCACTTGATGCACGCAGCACTGCGCCAAGTGTTGGGTACGCACGTTGAGCAAAAAGGCTCATTGGTGACACCCGACCGTTTGCGCTTTGATTTCTCGCAGCCTGACCCGGTTTCATCCGAGCAAATTGCGGAGGTGGAAGCCATCGTCAACCGCGAAATCCGTGCCAATGCCGCGACTTCTGCGCAAGTCATGAACATGGAAGCCGCCAAGCAAGCCGGTGCAATGGCATTGTTCGGCGAAAAGTACGGCGATGAAGTGCGTGTTTTGAAAATCGGTTTCTCCACGGAATTGTGCGGCGGTTGTCACGTGAACCGTACTGGCGACATCGGCTTGTTTAAAATCGTCAGTGAAGGCGGGGTTGCCGCAGGTGTGCGCCGTATCGAAGCTGTGACTGGCGCGAATGCGCTGGCGTGGCTTGCGGAAGTGACCAGCCGTTTGGATAACGTCGCACGTTTGCTCAAATCCAATCCAGTGGAAGTGACGGACAAGCTTGACGCAATGCTGCAAAAAAGCCGCGCTCTCGAAAAGGAACTGGAACAGCTTAAAGGCAAAATGGCTTCCCAAGCCGGTTCTAACCTTGCCGATCAAGCGGTGGAAGTGGGCGGAATGCGCGTCCTCGCAGCACATTTGGAAGGGGCTGATCCCAAATCCTTGCGCGACACCGTTGACCAGTTAAAAAACAAACTGGGCAAAGCGGTGGTGATTCTCGCCACGGTAGCCGATGGCAAAGTCAGTTTGGTGGCAGGTGTCACCAAAGACGAAACCGCTAAAGTCAAAGCCGGTGATTTGCTGGGCTTTGTGGCAACGCAACTGGGTGGCAAAGGCGGCGGTCGCCCGGACATGGCTCAAGGCGGCGGCACGGATGTGGCAGCATTGCCCACCGCGTTAGCCAGCGTACAAGGCTGGGTTGCTGAGCGCGTTTAATCGGGTTTAATTTAGAAGTGTTTTGAAGGTAAACAGTAAACAATGGCACTGATCGTACAGAAATACGGCGGTACATCGGTTGGCACACCTGAGCGTATCGAGGCTGTGGCTGACCGGGTAATCCGCTGGAAACAACAGGGCAATGATGTCATCGTGGTGGTGTCCGCGATGTCGGGCGAAACCAATAAGTTGGTCGCGCTCATCAACGCCATTAACCCACAAGGTTCGGAGCGCGAAAAAGACGCAATTCTGTCCACCGGCGAACAAGTCACGATTGGCTTGCTGGCAATGGCGTTGGAAAAGAAAGGCCAACCGGCGCGTTCTTACACCGGGGCGCAAGTCCGCATTTTGACCGATGATGCGCATACCAAAGCGCGTATCCGCGACATTGATGCCGACCCGATCCGTAAGGATTTGGCGGAAGGTAAAGTGGTGGTGGTAGCAGGTTTCCAAGGTGTGACCGAAGATGGCAGCATTACCACCTTAGGGCGCGGCGGTTCGGATACCACGGGCGTGGCATTGGCAGTGGCGTTAAAAGCCGACGAATGCCAGATTTACACCGACGTGGATGGCGTTTACACCACCGACCCGCGTGTCGAACCCAAAGCGCGTCACATTCCGCGCCTGACCTTGGAAGAAATGCTGGAAATGGCCAGCCAAGGTTCCAAGGTGCTGCAAATTCGTTCGGTTGAATTTGCCTACAAATATGATATGCCTATCCGCGTGCTGTCCAGCTTTGACGAATTTGGTCAGGGCAAAAGCACGCTGGTCACTCGTGAGGAAGAAGTAATGGAAGAAGTCTCAGTCCGTGGGATTGCGTTCAATCGTGATGAAGCTCAATTGACGGTAACGGGTGTGCCGGATCGCCCCGGTGTTGCTTACCAGATTCTGGGGCCGATTTCGGATGCCAATATCGAAGTCGATATGATTGTGCAAAACATTGGCTCGGATAGCTCGACCGATTTCACCTTCACAGTACATAAAAACGATTACGCCAAAGCGCGTGATATTCTGTGTAAAACCGGCGAAACCTTGGGCGCAAAGCAATGCACAGGTGATGAAAATATTGCCAAAGTCGCCATTGTGGGCGCGGGAATGCGTTCTCACGCAGGCGTTGCCAGCAAGATGTTTAAAACATTGGCAGATGAGGGCATCAATATCCGCATGATTTCCACGTCGGAAATTAAAGTGGCGGTCGTTGTCGATGAGAAATATTTGGAACTCGCTGTGCGGGTGTTACATCAAGCGTTTGGCTTAGCGCAAACAGCCGCTTAATTCCCGAATAAATTGCTTAAAAAACCCGCTGGTGTCTTG
The DNA window shown above is from Candidatus Thiothrix sulfatifontis and carries:
- the alaS gene encoding alanine--tRNA ligase — protein: MNTAELRQHFLDFFASKGHEILPSSSLIPGNDPTLLFTNAGMVQFKDVFLGEDIRPYKRATTSQRCVRAGGKHNDLENVGYTARHHTFFEMLGNFSFGDYFKHDAIHYAWEFLTEVLKLPKGKLWVTVYADDDEAYNIWAQQIGVPTDRITRIGDNKGARYASDNFWQMGDTGPCGPCTEIFYDHGEHIWGGPPGTPEEDGDRYIEIWNLVFMQYERTKDGEMRPLPKPSVDTGMGMERLAAVMQGVHSNYEIDLFQTLLKKGTELAKNADPNSPSLKVIADHIRSCSFLIVDGVLPSNEGRGYVLRRIIRRAIRHGYKLGMEAPFFHKLVQPLVDEMGKAYPELAAAQPLVEQALEKEERRFAETLEQGMKILEEAIAGMSGDTIDGETVFKLYDTYGFPVDLTGDIARERNLKLDETGFEAAMNAQRERARAAGKFGADYGDKLDVSGVTEFHGYEQLAETSTITALFRGSDAVTSLQAGDEGRIVLDHTPFYAESGGQVGDTGVLHTGDAVFRVTDTRKQGATFIHIGTLESGTLSVGANVAAEVDAERRQAIILNHSATHLMHAALRQVLGTHVEQKGSLVTPDRLRFDFSQPDPVSSEQIAEVEAIVNREIRANAATSAQVMNMEAAKQAGAMALFGEKYGDEVRVLKIGFSTELCGGCHVNRTGDIGLFKIVSEGGVAAGVRRIEAVTGANALAWLAEVTSRLDNVARLLKSNPVEVTDKLDAMLQKSRALEKELEQLKGKMASQAGSNLADQAVEVGGMRVLAAHLEGADPKSLRDTVDQLKNKLGKAVVILATVADGKVSLVAGVTKDETAKVKAGDLLGFVATQLGGKGGGRPDMAQGGGTDVAALPTALASVQGWVAERV
- the pncC gene encoding nicotinamide-nucleotide amidase, translating into METLLAQVAAALQAKGWMLTTAESCTGGWIAKLCTDLTGSSVWFERGFVTYSNEAKQEMLGVPAATLAEHGAVSEAVTAAMATGALLHSRAQVAVSVSGIAGPGGGTITKPVGMVCFGWVAQDGKIRTATQYFDGDREAVRYQAVQYALHCVLQMLAD
- a CDS encoding recombination regulator RecX, whose product is MANGRECETVAVRLLAQREHSRHELAQKVRQRCECDTISLNALLDKLQSLGYLDDARYAAAFVRSSISRGRGPQRINYELREHGVDDATAAQALAEADVDWHDLACEQRIKKFGGEIPADYKERARQSRFLAGCGFYTDAIKAAFQ
- a CDS encoding aspartate kinase — translated: MALIVQKYGGTSVGTPERIEAVADRVIRWKQQGNDVIVVVSAMSGETNKLVALINAINPQGSEREKDAILSTGEQVTIGLLAMALEKKGQPARSYTGAQVRILTDDAHTKARIRDIDADPIRKDLAEGKVVVVAGFQGVTEDGSITTLGRGGSDTTGVALAVALKADECQIYTDVDGVYTTDPRVEPKARHIPRLTLEEMLEMASQGSKVLQIRSVEFAYKYDMPIRVLSSFDEFGQGKSTLVTREEEVMEEVSVRGIAFNRDEAQLTVTGVPDRPGVAYQILGPISDANIEVDMIVQNIGSDSSTDFTFTVHKNDYAKARDILCKTGETLGAKQCTGDENIAKVAIVGAGMRSHAGVASKMFKTLADEGINIRMISTSEIKVAVVVDEKYLELAVRVLHQAFGLAQTAA
- the recA gene encoding recombinase RecA, with translation MDENKKKALAAALGQIERQFGKGTVMRMGDSSAARDIEVISTGSLGLDIALGIGGLPKGRVVEIYGPESSGKTTLTLQVIAECQKQGGTAAFIDAEHALDPIYAQKIGVNVDDLLVSQPDNGEQALEIADMLVRSNAVDMVVVDSVAALTPKAEIEGDMGDSHVGLQARLMSQALRKLTGNIKRSNTLVIFINQIRMKIGVMFGNPETTTGGNALKFYASVRLDIRRIGAIKKGEEITGSETRVKVVKNKVAPPFKQAEFEILYGEGISREGELVDLGVKQGLIGKAGAWYSYKGDKIGQGKDNARNYLKEHPAAAAEIEKAVREACMNTPGFAAVTEEADSDAGLDDVV
- a CDS encoding S49 family peptidase, with protein sequence MNEENTQALQALKDVAMESVKEQRRARRWGIFFKLFFVAYLLVGLIALIGSGASDTKLTAADKITAVVDINGVIMDGAEASGEMLIPALKEAFEHEKTKGVILRINSPGGSPVQSGIINDEIKRLKAKYKEIPVYAVVSDLCASGGYYIAVAADEIYADKASIVGSIGVRMDNFGAVELLEKLGVERRLYTAGANKGMLDPFLPENETQVAHVNNMLNTTHQQFIKVVKEGRGERLPNNPDIFSGLFWTGEDAVKLGLIDGLGSDAYVARELIKAEEMVNFTTEKDLIQRLSERVETSVQALISLDATPRTVLR
- the phaC gene encoding class I poly(R)-hydroxyalkanoic acid synthase produces the protein MQQPVPTPTHTVDPVQLQTNITRAMLLWQRFVARMMSDAASKQGKDAEPGDNSFNIAVAKWGMNLFSHPSAVMQANMALLTSQTKLWQHSTARALGFGKLSPGVPAITDKRFKHPAWQENQLTEVLLQSYLNMSTYWRTLAQTAGGLSEQDAKKAEFFINSMIDALSPNNYSHTNPQVWQTILDTNGENLVKGMENLLDDFQDGQLRIRMTDMKAFELGRDIATTPGKVVFKNELLELLQYTPTTAKVRQRPVLIVPPWINKYYILDLREKNSFVKWAVEQGNTVFMISWVNPDSQHRDLNFEDYMQAAIAAMDAVEAATGERDLNVIGYCLGGTLTAATLAHLKAKGDERVKSATFFTTLLDFAEPGEIGVFLSEEQVGSLEKRMDKTGYLDGKDMGTAFNMLRANDLVWSFFVNLYLLGNDPMPFDLLYWNSDSTRMPAAMHSYYLRNMYLNNCLSQANCLTLSGTPIDLRTIDTPAYFVSTHDDHIAPWRSTYAGAKLFAGPVRFVLGQSGHIAGIVNPAAANKYGHWVNDTQEKLDDTAEDWLLDATKVDLSWWHDWNRWVATFSSEEVDARIPGAGKLEVLGDAPGTYVRQKI